One genomic window of Denticeps clupeoides chromosome 14, fDenClu1.1, whole genome shotgun sequence includes the following:
- the LOC114803458 gene encoding protein LBH, translating into MMDVMNTCESAVGDTGDQSISFQIIPESHERFPKLSKRLPSIVVEPTESGEVESGELRWPPDDLILAKNPQELAAQTPDEQQPVDTDKADIAVGGVSN; encoded by the exons ATGATGGATGTGATGAACACCTGCGAGTCGGCAGTTGGGGACACGGGAGACCAAAGCATCTCTTTTCAG ATCATACCGGAGTCCCATGAGCGCTTCCCCAAACTGTCGAAGCGGCTGCCGTCCATTGTGGTGGAGCCCACGGAGAGTGGGGAGGTGGAGAGCGGCGAGCTCCGCTGGCCCCCAGATGACCTGATCTTGGCTAAGAACCCCCAAGAGCTCGCTGCCCAGACACCAG ATGAACAGCAGCCAGTCGACACAGACAAGGCTGACattgctgtgggcggagtttctAACTGA